The Nocardioides humi genome includes a region encoding these proteins:
- a CDS encoding helix-turn-helix transcriptional regulator, translating to MSTSARMLRLLSLLQTHRFWTGGELAGRLEVSERTLRRDVERLRELGYDVDAVRGAAGGYQLRAGGAMAPLLLDDDEAVAVAVGLRAAANGGAPGFEDTTLQALTKVIALMPPRLRRRMGALQTQTEGLSWAGGPVLDPTALTTLAQACRDGEVVTFAYTAYDGTSTTRRVEPHRLVNLGRRWYLAAYDRERRDWRSFRVDRVAGVPETTGQRFRPREIPGGDAARYVSRGLRDRPQRHQVRIVVEAPAAEVAAVIGRWGTVEPVGEGACRMTMNTDSLDWPVLVLAHLDRDYTVEEPAELGELIGRLSRRATSETSASAS from the coding sequence ATGAGCACGAGCGCCCGGATGCTGCGCCTCCTCTCCCTCCTGCAGACCCACCGGTTCTGGACCGGCGGCGAGCTCGCCGGCCGCCTCGAGGTCAGCGAGCGCACCCTGCGCCGCGACGTCGAGCGCCTCCGCGAGCTCGGGTACGACGTCGACGCGGTCCGCGGCGCCGCGGGCGGCTACCAGCTGCGCGCGGGCGGGGCGATGGCGCCGCTGCTGCTCGACGACGACGAGGCGGTGGCCGTCGCCGTCGGCCTGCGGGCGGCCGCCAACGGCGGCGCCCCCGGCTTCGAGGACACCACGCTGCAGGCGCTGACGAAGGTGATCGCGCTGATGCCGCCGCGGCTGCGGCGGCGGATGGGCGCGCTGCAGACCCAGACCGAGGGCCTGTCCTGGGCCGGCGGCCCGGTGCTCGACCCCACCGCGCTGACCACGCTCGCCCAGGCGTGCCGCGACGGCGAGGTGGTCACCTTCGCCTACACGGCCTACGACGGCACGAGCACCACGCGCCGGGTCGAGCCGCACCGGCTGGTCAACCTCGGCCGGCGCTGGTACCTCGCGGCCTACGACCGCGAGCGCCGGGACTGGCGCTCGTTCCGGGTGGACCGGGTCGCCGGCGTACCGGAGACGACCGGGCAGCGGTTCCGGCCGCGGGAGATCCCCGGCGGGGACGCGGCCCGGTACGTCAGCCGCGGCCTGCGCGACCGGCCGCAGCGCCACCAGGTGCGGATCGTCGTCGAGGCGCCGGCCGCCGAGGTCGCGGCCGTGATCGGCCGCTGGGGCACGGTCGAGCCGGTGGGCGAGGGAGCGTGCCGGATGACGATGAACACCGACAGCCTGGACTGGCCGGTCCTGGTGCTCGCCCACCTCGACCGCGACTACACCGTGGAGGAGCCGGCCGAGCTCGGTGAGCTGATCGGCCGGCTCTCCCGCCGTGCGACGAGCGAGACTAGCGCTTCCGCTTCCTGA
- a CDS encoding neocarzinostatin apoprotein domain-containing protein — MKKSVEGGTTMAPARVSAPQPKARPLALLLAVVAALGVVGLTAGAAAAATSVSQTTNLVDGQSVTVTGTGLTPSTPHKIGVCTQETYLGIPACDEGVPVTTDASGSFSLSVTVHKTNTNIHKTALPFPLNVPQPATFTCKGRRARSASC; from the coding sequence ATGAAGAAGTCCGTCGAGGGCGGTACGACGATGGCGCCCGCGCGCGTCAGCGCCCCCCAGCCGAAGGCTCGTCCACTGGCCCTGCTCCTCGCCGTGGTCGCGGCGCTCGGTGTGGTCGGCCTCACGGCCGGAGCGGCCGCGGCCGCGACGTCGGTCAGCCAGACCACCAACCTGGTCGACGGCCAGAGCGTCACCGTCACCGGCACCGGCCTCACGCCGAGCACCCCGCACAAGATCGGGGTGTGCACCCAGGAGACCTACCTCGGCATCCCCGCCTGCGACGAGGGCGTTCCGGTGACCACCGACGCCAGCGGCAGCTTCTCGCTGAGCGTCACCGTGCACAAGACCAACACCAACATCCACAAGACGGCGCTGCCGTTCCCGCTCAACGTCCCGCAGCCGGCCACCTTCACCTGCAAGGGTCGTCGGGCGCGCAGTGCGAGCTGCTGA
- a CDS encoding purine-nucleoside phosphorylase — protein MTESPTPYALAEEAAARLAELTGVARHDVALVLGSGWLPAADALDGAGGANTTELEVTSLPGFAASAVQGHSGRIRSIRIPGADGAPDRHLLVFLSRTHYYEGRGVAAVVHGVRTAAAAGCRAIVLTNGCGGLKESWTPGTPVLISDHINLTGQSPIVGANFVDLTDLYSSRLRELCRSVEPSLDEGVYVQFTGPHYETPAEVRMAGILGGHLVGMSTTLEAIAAREAGMEILGISLVTNLAAGLSGEPLDHAEVLEAGRLAATRMGALLGDIVPRI, from the coding sequence GTGACCGAGTCCCCCACGCCGTACGCCCTGGCCGAAGAGGCCGCCGCCCGCCTCGCCGAGCTCACCGGGGTGGCCCGGCACGACGTCGCCCTCGTGCTCGGCTCCGGCTGGCTCCCGGCCGCCGACGCGCTCGACGGCGCCGGTGGCGCGAACACGACCGAGCTCGAGGTGACCTCGCTGCCCGGCTTCGCGGCGTCGGCCGTGCAGGGCCACTCGGGCAGGATCCGCTCGATCCGGATCCCCGGCGCCGACGGCGCGCCCGACCGGCACCTGCTGGTCTTCCTCAGCCGCACCCACTACTACGAGGGCCGGGGCGTCGCCGCGGTCGTCCACGGCGTGCGTACGGCGGCCGCGGCGGGCTGCCGCGCGATCGTGCTGACCAACGGCTGCGGCGGGCTGAAGGAGTCCTGGACGCCCGGCACGCCCGTGCTGATCAGCGACCACATCAACCTCACCGGCCAGTCGCCCATCGTCGGCGCGAACTTCGTCGACCTCACCGACCTCTACTCCTCGCGGCTGCGCGAGCTGTGCCGCTCGGTCGAGCCGAGCCTCGACGAGGGCGTCTACGTCCAGTTCACCGGGCCTCACTACGAGACGCCGGCCGAGGTGCGGATGGCCGGGATCCTCGGCGGCCACCTGGTCGGCATGAGCACCACCCTCGAGGCGATCGCGGCGCGTGAGGCCGGGATGGAGATCCTCGGCATCAGCCTGGTCACCAACCTGGCCGCCGGGCTGAGCGGCGAGCCGCTCGACCACGCCGAGGTGCTCGAGGCCGGCCGCCTCGCCGCGACCCGGATGGGTGCGCTGCTCGGCGACATCGTGCCGCGCATCTGA
- a CDS encoding gamma-glutamylcyclotransferase family protein, which translates to MTSYAAYGTNLDPQRMGERCPHSPLQTTGWLSGWRLTFGGEEHGWDGALATIVQDPFEQVFVAVYDVSPLDEPNLDQWESADSGLYRRTKVRISTMAGEVVAWTYVLDAYEGGLPSASYLGVIADAAEAADAPADYVAGLRTRACRSTGL; encoded by the coding sequence GTGACGTCGTACGCCGCCTACGGCACCAACCTCGATCCCCAGCGGATGGGCGAGCGGTGCCCCCACTCGCCGCTGCAGACCACCGGCTGGCTCTCCGGCTGGCGGCTGACCTTCGGCGGCGAGGAGCACGGCTGGGACGGCGCGCTGGCGACGATCGTCCAGGACCCGTTCGAGCAGGTCTTCGTCGCCGTGTACGACGTCAGCCCGCTCGACGAGCCGAACCTGGACCAGTGGGAGTCGGCCGACTCGGGGCTGTACCGCAGGACCAAGGTGCGGATCTCGACGATGGCCGGCGAGGTCGTGGCGTGGACCTACGTGCTCGACGCCTACGAGGGCGGGCTGCCGTCGGCGTCGTACCTCGGCGTGATCGCGGACGCGGCGGAGGCCGCGGACGCACCGGCCGACTACGTCGCCGGGCTGCGCACCCGCGCCTGCCGCTCGACGGGGCTGTAG
- a CDS encoding HtaA domain-containing protein translates to MTVASATPSGLPEAWRFPVESGEFDADTDTTTLDLGGYVHFRGYFDYPVAGKWGLDTRFSDLRLVISPEEQVLRGTHTGYLREDPGGELYEDVDVVLARLDIATGTSTFGPPTTSLAGVQTVAGPGLSVYGEGTVLDDIAIDYEGPGGLPDLTEHFDAPGVPALEPAAAYSLGYKGTGDELRRLLVSGDGATLFAFTRLDGAAEVTVRALDAATMTPVGHPFTYRASPAGDRLYRFAIDPATDTLFFLTANGGEPVEGDASGRGVENVVHSLTFDGTDFTEGTVGRLRDSQVTSQSDGTKSVHQVFVSALTWNPVAEELLVAQAIPSAQRPDIHTSDDLYRFTRDGSGWTRAATPFRMPDSGGEWGDATEPIESPVSTINDYAENLAVLGDGSYVIATGESPEIRYDDSGSAHYMGALHLRFGADGAATVAEIADTVLRPYFGGFYYSGYTAVRSLPDGRAVLHGNGGSLDDIAWVGLDGAGAAVTGATVVGTDVYPPYELSSIGGSVAYAPVLGGLWVADEGDSDGEYLHYYDGTTDVTGFKIRKFADYQFGHNQIHALPDGSVVVPMTDFDAPGQPNGWLRLELLGVTPKVTTQPDSVAVELGRDQATRPVTFTAAVDAGIADEYGSDLQWQVRAAGAATFTDVAGATSATLEVTASPETAGSAYRLRVSNAAGTVVSDEASLAVTYPPRFTLDARNVSVTEGSDAQLLVDSIASPEHTVTWQRRVGGYWTDIAEDDENFVVATEGGRSVLTVVDTNVDQSGSVFRAKLRNDLGITTAPPCG, encoded by the coding sequence GTGACCGTCGCCTCCGCCACGCCGAGCGGGCTCCCCGAGGCCTGGCGCTTCCCGGTGGAGTCCGGCGAGTTCGACGCCGACACCGACACCACCACCCTCGACCTCGGCGGCTATGTGCACTTCCGCGGGTACTTCGACTACCCGGTGGCCGGCAAGTGGGGTCTCGACACCAGGTTCAGCGACCTGCGGCTGGTCATCTCCCCCGAGGAGCAGGTGCTCCGCGGCACGCACACCGGCTACCTCCGCGAGGACCCGGGCGGCGAGCTGTACGAGGACGTCGACGTGGTGCTCGCCAGGCTGGACATCGCGACCGGCACCAGCACCTTCGGGCCGCCCACCACCTCCCTGGCGGGCGTCCAGACCGTGGCCGGGCCGGGCCTGAGCGTCTACGGCGAGGGCACCGTCCTCGACGACATCGCGATCGACTACGAGGGCCCCGGCGGCCTGCCCGACCTGACCGAGCACTTCGACGCACCGGGGGTGCCGGCGCTCGAGCCGGCCGCGGCGTACTCCCTGGGCTACAAGGGCACGGGCGACGAGCTCCGCCGGCTGCTCGTCTCGGGTGACGGCGCCACGCTCTTCGCCTTCACGCGCCTCGACGGCGCCGCGGAGGTCACGGTCCGGGCCCTGGACGCCGCGACCATGACGCCGGTCGGCCACCCCTTCACCTACCGAGCCTCGCCGGCCGGCGACCGCCTGTACCGGTTCGCGATCGACCCGGCCACCGACACGCTGTTCTTCCTCACCGCGAACGGCGGCGAGCCGGTCGAGGGAGACGCCTCGGGCCGTGGCGTGGAGAACGTGGTCCACAGCCTCACCTTCGACGGCACGGACTTCACCGAGGGCACGGTCGGCCGGCTCCGGGACAGCCAGGTCACGTCCCAGTCCGACGGGACGAAGAGCGTCCACCAGGTCTTCGTCAGCGCGTTGACCTGGAACCCGGTCGCCGAGGAGCTGCTCGTCGCCCAGGCGATCCCCAGCGCCCAGCGCCCCGACATCCACACCAGCGACGACCTGTACCGGTTCACCCGCGACGGCAGCGGCTGGACGCGGGCGGCGACGCCGTTCCGGATGCCCGACAGCGGAGGGGAGTGGGGCGACGCGACCGAGCCCATCGAGAGCCCCGTCTCGACCATCAACGACTACGCGGAGAACCTCGCCGTGCTCGGCGACGGCTCCTACGTGATCGCCACCGGCGAGTCGCCCGAGATCAGGTACGACGACAGCGGGAGCGCCCACTACATGGGCGCCCTGCACCTGCGATTCGGCGCCGACGGGGCGGCGACGGTGGCCGAGATCGCCGACACCGTGCTGCGGCCGTACTTCGGGGGCTTCTACTACAGCGGCTACACGGCGGTCCGCTCGCTGCCCGACGGCCGGGCCGTCCTGCACGGCAACGGCGGCTCCCTGGACGACATCGCCTGGGTGGGCCTCGACGGCGCCGGTGCGGCGGTCACGGGCGCGACGGTGGTCGGCACGGACGTCTATCCGCCCTACGAGCTCTCGTCGATCGGCGGCTCGGTCGCCTATGCGCCGGTGCTCGGAGGCCTCTGGGTCGCCGACGAGGGCGACAGCGACGGCGAGTACCTGCACTACTACGACGGCACGACCGACGTGACCGGCTTCAAGATCCGCAAGTTCGCCGACTACCAGTTCGGCCACAACCAGATCCACGCCTTGCCCGACGGGTCGGTCGTGGTGCCGATGACCGACTTCGACGCGCCCGGGCAGCCGAACGGCTGGCTCCGGCTCGAGCTCCTGGGGGTCACGCCGAAGGTGACCACGCAGCCGGATTCGGTGGCGGTCGAGCTGGGGCGGGACCAGGCGACCCGGCCGGTGACGTTCACGGCGGCGGTGGACGCCGGCATCGCGGACGAGTACGGCAGCGACCTGCAGTGGCAGGTGCGGGCGGCGGGGGCCGCCACGTTCACCGACGTCGCGGGCGCCACCTCGGCCACCCTCGAGGTGACGGCCTCCCCGGAGACCGCCGGATCGGCGTACCGGCTCCGGGTGAGCAATGCGGCAGGCACCGTCGTCTCCGACGAGGCGTCGTTGGCGGTGACCTATCCGCCGCGCTTCACGCTGGACGCGCGGAACGTGTCGGTGACCGAGGGCAGCGACGCCCAGCTCCTGGTCGACTCGATCGCCAGCCCGGAGCACACCGTCACCTGGCAGCGGCGGGTCGGTGGCTACTGGACCGACATCGCGGAGGACGACGAGAACTTCGTGGTCGCCACCGAGGGCGGCCGGTCCGTGCTGACCGTGGTCGACACCAATGTGGACCAGTCGGGCTCGGTCTTCCGGGCGAAGCTGAGGAACGACCTCGGGATCACCACGGCGCCGCCGTGCGGCTGA
- a CDS encoding ABC transporter ATP-binding protein, with protein MIRTAGLTRHFTRNKQTIEAVRGLDLEVAAGELVAFLGPNGAGKSTTLRMLTTLIAPTAGTASVAGHDVVADRAAVRRSIGYVGQGNAAGHQFRGRDEVMCQARAHGLSRRDARRRTDELLEAFDLTEHADRPVAQLSGGQRRRLDVAIGLVQEPPILFLDEPSTGLDPQNRVNLQEQVRRLNAELGTTIVLTTHYLEEADALAGRVIVIDHGQVIADDTASALKSALGDLVAMDFASADAARAAAERADRVDGAQVTVSGAHVAVRAAFGRDAAPALVADLAAAGTPVTRIEVVGPTLDDVFLDLTGRSLRENQSTAGTEGAAA; from the coding sequence GTGATCCGCACCGCCGGACTCACCCGCCACTTCACGCGCAACAAGCAGACGATCGAGGCCGTCCGCGGACTCGACCTGGAGGTGGCGGCCGGCGAGCTGGTCGCCTTCCTCGGACCCAACGGCGCCGGCAAGTCCACGACGCTGCGGATGCTCACGACCCTGATCGCGCCGACGGCCGGGACCGCGTCGGTCGCGGGGCACGACGTGGTCGCGGACCGGGCCGCCGTCCGCCGCTCGATCGGGTACGTCGGCCAGGGCAACGCCGCGGGCCACCAATTCCGCGGCCGCGACGAGGTGATGTGCCAGGCGCGGGCGCACGGGCTGTCGCGGCGCGACGCGCGGCGTCGTACCGACGAGCTGCTGGAGGCCTTCGACCTCACCGAGCACGCCGACCGCCCGGTCGCGCAGCTCTCCGGCGGCCAGCGGCGCCGGCTGGACGTGGCGATCGGCCTGGTCCAGGAGCCGCCGATCCTCTTCCTCGACGAGCCGTCGACCGGCCTCGATCCGCAGAACCGCGTCAACCTGCAGGAGCAGGTCCGCCGGCTCAACGCCGAGCTCGGCACCACCATCGTGCTCACCACCCACTACCTCGAGGAGGCCGACGCCCTCGCCGGCCGGGTGATCGTGATCGACCACGGGCAGGTCATCGCCGACGACACCGCGTCCGCGCTGAAGTCCGCGCTCGGCGACCTGGTCGCGATGGACTTCGCCTCCGCCGACGCGGCGCGGGCGGCGGCCGAGCGCGCGGACCGGGTCGACGGCGCCCAGGTCACCGTGAGCGGCGCACACGTCGCCGTCCGTGCGGCCTTCGGTCGCGACGCGGCCCCGGCGCTGGTCGCCGACCTCGCCGCCGCCGGCACGCCGGTCACCCGGATCGAGGTGGTCGGCCCGACCCTCGACGACGTCTTCCTCGACCTCACCGGGCGCAGCCTGCGCGAGAACCAGTCCACCGCCGGCACCGAAGGAGCAGCAGCATGA
- a CDS encoding mycofactocin-coupled SDR family oxidoreductase, producing the protein MGRVAQRIALITGAGRGQGRAHAVRLAEEGASIIAFDICAPVASVSYAMATPEDLEETCALVRAAGGRAHAAQVDVRDFDRLERELAAGIDALGGLDIVVANAGIASYAPGHEISEAAWQEMIDINLTGTWHTIKAAVPHLVAGGRGGSIVLTSSAAGLQGTPNLAHYVAAKHGVTGLMRTFANELAPYWIRVNSVHPTQVDTPMIMNDEIFRMFRPDLEAPGRDDIVDVSVATNALPVPWVESRDVAHAVLFLASDEARYITGVALPVDAGILAKV; encoded by the coding sequence ATGGGCCGTGTCGCTCAGAGGATCGCGCTCATCACCGGCGCAGGTCGCGGCCAGGGCCGGGCCCATGCGGTCCGGCTGGCCGAGGAGGGCGCGTCGATCATCGCCTTCGACATCTGCGCCCCGGTGGCCTCGGTGAGCTACGCCATGGCGACGCCGGAGGACCTCGAGGAGACCTGCGCGCTGGTGCGGGCCGCGGGCGGCCGGGCCCATGCGGCCCAGGTCGACGTCCGCGACTTCGACCGGCTCGAGCGGGAGCTGGCGGCCGGCATCGACGCGCTGGGCGGGCTCGACATCGTCGTGGCCAACGCCGGCATCGCCAGCTACGCGCCCGGGCACGAGATCTCCGAGGCCGCCTGGCAGGAGATGATCGACATCAACCTCACCGGCACGTGGCACACCATCAAGGCGGCGGTCCCGCATCTCGTTGCGGGCGGGCGGGGCGGCTCGATCGTGCTGACCAGCTCGGCCGCCGGTCTCCAGGGCACGCCGAACCTCGCCCACTACGTCGCGGCGAAGCACGGCGTGACCGGCCTGATGCGGACCTTCGCGAACGAGCTGGCGCCGTACTGGATCCGCGTCAACAGCGTGCATCCCACACAGGTCGACACCCCGATGATCATGAACGACGAGATCTTCCGGATGTTCCGGCCCGACCTGGAGGCGCCCGGGCGCGACGACATCGTCGACGTGTCCGTCGCGACCAACGCCCTGCCGGTCCCCTGGGTCGAGTCACGCGACGTCGCCCATGCGGTCCTCTTCCTCGCCTCGGACGAGGCGCGCTACATCACCGGAGTGGCGCTTCCCGTCGACGCGGGGATCCTGGCGAAGGTCTAG
- a CDS encoding ABC transporter permease, with translation MTIEIDLTPAAATAARRTSVASRPVGVVADVWNVLVRELQPVLRQPASVLFAMVQPLVFLGLFAPLLPDAGDGSALQWFVPGIVSMTALMSASFTGANLSEEIISGSFERLLVSPVRRSSLMIGKALREMVPLLLQTVIIVAAVTPFGFDLHLLGVVVGILVLVPFSVGLGALSLALAVAAKEQAWVFWTVQQTVIFPLLLLAGVLLPLDGAPGWLRTASDLNPLRYIVDAERALFAGSYPADTVLAGLAASLVVAALGLWVGVRRMNRAS, from the coding sequence ATGACCATCGAGATCGACCTCACCCCGGCAGCAGCGACCGCCGCTCGCCGTACCTCCGTCGCCTCGCGGCCCGTCGGCGTGGTCGCCGACGTCTGGAACGTGCTCGTCCGCGAGCTCCAGCCGGTGCTCCGGCAGCCCGCGTCGGTGCTCTTCGCCATGGTGCAGCCGCTGGTCTTCCTCGGCCTGTTCGCGCCGCTGCTGCCGGACGCCGGCGACGGCTCCGCGCTGCAGTGGTTCGTGCCCGGCATCGTGTCGATGACCGCCCTGATGAGCGCGTCCTTCACCGGCGCCAACCTGTCGGAGGAGATCATCAGCGGCTCCTTCGAGCGACTGCTCGTCTCACCGGTGCGCCGCTCGTCGCTGATGATCGGCAAGGCGCTGCGCGAGATGGTGCCGCTGCTGCTCCAGACCGTCATCATCGTGGCCGCCGTGACGCCCTTCGGCTTCGATCTGCACCTGCTCGGCGTCGTGGTGGGGATCCTGGTGCTGGTCCCGTTCAGCGTCGGCCTCGGCGCCCTCAGCCTCGCCCTCGCGGTCGCCGCCAAGGAGCAGGCCTGGGTGTTCTGGACCGTCCAGCAGACCGTGATCTTCCCGCTGCTGCTGCTCGCCGGCGTGCTGCTCCCGCTCGACGGCGCCCCCGGCTGGCTGCGGACGGCCTCCGACCTCAACCCGCTCCGCTACATCGTCGATGCCGAGCGCGCCCTGTTCGCCGGCAGCTACCCGGCCGACACCGTGCTCGCCGGGCTGGCCGCATCGCTCGTCGTCGCCGCGCTCGGGCTGTGGGTCGGCGTGCGGAGGATGAACCGCGCGAGCTGA
- a CDS encoding S8 family peptidase, whose translation MSRILGFIASCALALVGLAHVPLPQAHAEAQAAPAGLLDVVVTLVPSADADATANALVTRQGGQVTHVYEHALNGFAATLTDALLSLLRGDSRVLAVELDRTVRASDTQTPAPSWGQDRVDQRNLPLDNSYSWTSTGSGVDAYVVDTGIQLDHADFGGRAVSGTDTVDDDADASDCNGHGTHVAGTIGGTSKGLAKQARLIAVRVLDCKGSGSTSGVIAGLDWVVAHHQAGRPAVANMSLGGGGSAALDNAVKRVIADGVTMAVAAGNENADSCGTSPARVPEALTVAASDRNDARASFSNRGTCVDLFAPGVDITSDWLNGGTSTISGTSMASPHVTGAAALYLSAHPAATPAQVGTAILGATTKGKVTGTEKTCVLLIICSPATPNNHLLYTGA comes from the coding sequence ATGTCTCGGATTCTCGGATTCATCGCGTCCTGCGCGCTCGCCCTCGTCGGGCTCGCGCACGTCCCGCTCCCCCAGGCCCACGCGGAGGCGCAGGCCGCCCCGGCCGGCCTCCTCGACGTCGTCGTCACGCTCGTGCCGAGCGCGGACGCCGACGCCACCGCGAACGCCCTCGTCACCCGCCAGGGCGGCCAGGTCACCCACGTCTACGAGCACGCGCTCAACGGCTTCGCCGCGACCCTGACCGACGCGCTCCTCTCGCTGCTGCGCGGTGACAGCCGGGTGCTCGCGGTCGAGCTGGACCGCACGGTCCGCGCCAGCGACACCCAGACCCCGGCCCCCAGCTGGGGCCAGGACCGGGTCGACCAGCGCAACCTGCCGCTCGACAACTCCTACTCGTGGACGAGCACCGGCTCCGGGGTCGACGCGTACGTCGTCGACACCGGCATCCAGCTCGACCACGCCGACTTCGGCGGCCGGGCCGTGTCCGGCACCGACACCGTCGACGACGACGCCGACGCCTCCGACTGCAACGGCCACGGCACCCACGTCGCCGGGACCATCGGCGGCACCAGCAAGGGCCTGGCCAAGCAGGCCCGCCTGATCGCCGTACGAGTGCTCGACTGCAAGGGATCCGGCTCGACGTCCGGCGTGATCGCGGGCCTGGACTGGGTCGTCGCCCACCACCAGGCCGGCCGCCCGGCCGTCGCCAACATGAGTCTCGGCGGCGGCGGATCCGCCGCGCTGGACAACGCGGTCAAGCGGGTCATCGCCGACGGCGTCACGATGGCCGTCGCGGCCGGCAACGAGAACGCCGACTCGTGCGGCACCTCGCCGGCCCGGGTGCCCGAGGCGCTGACGGTCGCAGCCAGCGACCGCAACGACGCGCGGGCGAGCTTCTCCAACCGCGGCACCTGCGTCGACCTGTTCGCACCGGGCGTCGACATCACCTCGGACTGGCTCAACGGCGGGACGAGCACGATCAGCGGTACGTCGATGGCGTCCCCGCACGTCACCGGCGCCGCGGCGCTCTACCTCTCCGCGCACCCGGCCGCCACGCCCGCCCAGGTCGGCACCGCGATCCTCGGCGCCACCACCAAGGGCAAGGTCACCGGCACGGAGAAGACCTGCGTGCTGCTGATCATCTGCTCCCCCGCCACCCCCAACAACCACCTGCTGTACACCGGAGCCTGA
- a CDS encoding HtaA domain-containing protein, whose protein sequence is MSRPSRPARLWSPALALALLLSGLLVATAPAPVAHAAPTQVTEGSVTWGIKQSWRSYVGPCNETTGAAPARAAA, encoded by the coding sequence ATGTCTCGTCCGTCCCGTCCCGCCCGGCTGTGGTCGCCCGCGCTGGCACTCGCCCTGCTCCTCTCCGGCCTGCTGGTCGCCACGGCGCCGGCGCCCGTCGCGCACGCGGCGCCGACCCAGGTCACCGAAGGCTCGGTGACCTGGGGCATCAAGCAGTCCTGGCGCAGCTATGTCGGGCCCTGCAACGAGACGACGGGGGCGGCTCCTGCGCGGGCGGCGGCGTGA